From a single Bacillus gobiensis genomic region:
- a CDS encoding monovalent cation:proton antiporter family protein: MEHHSLTSLVIVIVIAFITPILMNRLKLTILPVVVAEILMGLIIGKSGLNLVMENDMWLETLSTLGFIFLMFLSGLEIDFSSFRNGKNKKKQDGQSEPNTFTVSSIVFLGIFALSLLLSYLFVWMGFINQAFLMTIIISTISLGVVVPTLKEERIMNSSFGQIILLVAVIADLVTMVLLAIFASVYEEGNSNMWLLLILFAAGVILYFFGRGFKNRRFVETMSKGTIQIGTRAVFTLIIVLVALSETVGAENILGAFLAGVLVSLLSPNKEMVEQLDSFGYGFLIPIFFVMVGAKLDLWSLFQNPKILALIPLLFIALLISKLLPVMLLKKWFGTRQALAAGFLLTSTLSLVIAAATIGERLGLIDSQMSGALILVAVITSIITPIGFKKLYIKKSAKEQKRKIAFIGATQMTLPVTLELNPDRYEVRVYHVYPENAEEKISDSVFDIHRLPDYKESTLRDHSIYEADIIVVATGDESLNSQIASFAKENGVNRVIASTGFLSEVNELTDKGIEPFSIPLSGQMLLKAYIEAPEILNVLSGKDASLAQINMKNKSYDGVMLRNFPFKGDLVFVRIFRGSDSIIPHGDTVLKTNDRLIISGSRNYINDLRSQLEVY; this comes from the coding sequence ATGGAGCATCATTCTCTTACATCACTCGTTATAGTGATTGTCATCGCATTTATAACACCTATTCTTATGAATCGTTTAAAATTAACGATCTTGCCTGTGGTTGTGGCAGAAATCTTAATGGGTCTTATCATAGGAAAAAGCGGACTGAATCTTGTCATGGAAAATGACATGTGGCTGGAAACGTTGTCTACCCTGGGATTTATATTCCTAATGTTTCTGAGCGGATTAGAAATTGATTTTTCTTCTTTCAGAAATGGGAAGAATAAAAAGAAACAGGATGGACAAAGTGAACCGAACACGTTTACTGTTTCTTCCATCGTTTTCTTAGGGATTTTTGCCTTATCCCTTCTTCTATCCTATCTATTTGTCTGGATGGGCTTTATCAATCAAGCGTTTTTAATGACGATCATTATCTCTACGATTTCACTTGGAGTCGTCGTGCCGACATTAAAAGAAGAACGAATCATGAACTCAAGTTTTGGCCAAATCATTTTATTAGTTGCCGTTATTGCGGATCTTGTTACTATGGTTCTGCTTGCCATTTTTGCGTCCGTTTATGAAGAAGGCAATAGCAACATGTGGCTGCTTCTTATATTGTTTGCTGCCGGTGTCATTCTTTACTTTTTTGGAAGAGGATTTAAAAATCGCAGGTTTGTTGAAACGATGTCTAAAGGTACGATACAAATTGGAACGAGAGCAGTATTTACGCTGATTATCGTCCTGGTTGCCTTGTCAGAAACAGTTGGTGCGGAAAACATTTTGGGTGCTTTTTTAGCAGGCGTCTTAGTTTCCCTATTATCCCCGAATAAAGAAATGGTTGAACAACTCGACTCGTTCGGCTATGGATTTTTGATTCCGATCTTCTTTGTTATGGTCGGGGCGAAACTAGATCTTTGGTCGCTTTTTCAAAATCCGAAAATACTAGCTCTTATCCCGCTGTTATTTATTGCATTATTAATCAGCAAGCTGCTTCCTGTCATGCTTTTAAAGAAATGGTTTGGAACGAGGCAGGCGCTTGCTGCAGGGTTTCTTTTAACATCAACCTTGTCGCTGGTGATTGCAGCAGCAACGATCGGAGAACGGCTAGGGCTGATTGACAGCCAAATGTCAGGCGCGCTAATATTAGTCGCCGTCATTACGAGTATCATCACACCAATTGGGTTTAAGAAACTTTATATAAAAAAATCCGCAAAAGAGCAGAAACGAAAGATTGCTTTTATCGGTGCCACTCAAATGACATTGCCGGTTACGCTGGAACTAAATCCTGATCGGTATGAAGTTCGAGTGTATCATGTGTACCCGGAAAATGCGGAAGAGAAAATTTCTGACTCTGTTTTCGATATTCACCGCTTACCCGACTACAAGGAATCGACACTTCGAGATCATTCTATATATGAAGCAGATATCATAGTTGTTGCTACAGGAGATGAAAGTCTCAATAGCCAAATTGCTTCTTTTGCAAAGGAAAATGGTGTAAATCGTGTCATTGCCAGCACCGGCTTTCTTTCTGAGGTAAATGAACTAACTGACAAAGGCATTGAACCCTTTTCTATTCCATTATCCGGGCAAATGCTGTTAAAGGCGTATATTGAAGCGCCTGAAATTTTGAATGTGCTAAGCGGTAAGGATGCATCCTTGGCTCAAATTAATATGAAGAATAAATCTTATGATGGAGTGATGCTGAGGAACTTTCCGTTTAAAGGCGATCTCGTTTTTGTAAGAATTTTTCGAGGGTCTGACAGCATCATTCCGCACGGAGACACTGTATTAAAAACAAATGACAGGCTGATTATTTCCGGCTCGCGAAATTATATAAATGATTTAAGGAGCCAATTAGAAGTCTATTAG